From Drosophila virilis strain 15010-1051.87 chromosome X, Dvir_AGI_RSII-ME, whole genome shotgun sequence, the proteins below share one genomic window:
- the beta-Spec gene encoding spectrin beta chain isoform X4 encodes MTTDISIVRWDPSQGPGNEYIDEYEYDGGNSSSRLFERSRIKALAEERESVQKKTFTKWVNSHLCRVNCRIADLYVDMRDGKHLIKLLEVLSGERLPKPTKGKMRIHCLENVDKALQFLREQRVHLENIGSHDIVDGNASLNLGLIWTIILRFQIQDITIEEVDNKETKSAKDALLLWCQMKTAGYHNVNVRNFTTSWRDGLAFNAIIHKHRPDLVQFEKLSKTNAIHNLNNAFDVAEDKLGLAKLLDAEDVCVEHPDEKSIITYVVTYYHYFSKLKQETVQGKRIGKVVGIAMENDKMIHDYEHFTSDLLKWIETTILSLGEREFENSLVGVQGQLAQFSNYRTIEKPPKFVEKGNLEVLLFTLQSKMRANNQKPYTPKEGKMISDINKAWERLEKAEHERELALREELIRQEKLEQLAARFDRKASMRETWLSENQRLVSQDNFGFDLAAVEAAAKKHEAIETDIFAYEERVQAVVAVCDELESERYHDVKRILLRKDNVMRLWTYLLELLRARRMRLEISLQLQQNFQEMLYILDNMEEIKQLLMTDDYGKHLMGVEDLLQKHSLVEADINILGERVKVVVQNSQKFLSDDPESYKPCDPEIIVSRVQQLEDAYAELVRLAVERRSRLEESRKLWQFYWDTADEENWIKEKEQIVSTDEIGHDLTTVNLLLSKHKALESEITSHDPQLQNVAKVGAELITEGHFGADRIKDRLKEILSKWDHLLDLTKYRRQRLENAVEYFQLFADADDVDNWMLDTLRIVSSEDVGRDEANVQSLLKKHKDVADELKNYAEVIDALHKQAETLKLNDPEKANVDKRLEAIDTRYKELTELAKLRKQRLLDALSLYKLMSEADGVEQWIKEKTKMLDTMVPGKDIEDVEIMKHRFEGFDKEMNANASRVAVVNQLARQLLHVEHPNSDEILDRQNHLNQEWSTLREKAEAKMDDLKSAHGVQTFYIECRETISWIEDKKRILTETDSLEMDLTGVMTLQRRLSGMDRDLAAIQAKLSSLGREADSIEVEHPEEAQLIRERIAQIELIWEQLTQMLKERDSKLEEAGDLHRFLRDLDHFQTWLTKTQTDVASEDTPTSLPEAEKLLNQHQSIREEIDNYTEDYKSMMEYGERLTTEGNTSEDPQYMFLRERLNALKDGWEELHQMWENRQVLLSQSLDQQLFNRDARQTEVLLSQQEHFLSKDDTPVNLEQAENQLKRHEAFLTTMEANDDKINTLLQVADTLVEKEHFDADKIGKRAENITGRRDDNRQRALDQHEKLKNQVKLHEFLQDLEELAEWVQEKYVTSQDETYRSAKTIHSKWTRHQAFEAEIAANKERLYEAEKSAQELSKEKPEFKDVIEPKLKELAKQFDDLEVHTKEKGALLFDANREVLVQQTCDDIDSYITDLEKQIVSGDTANDLTSVNILMQKQQVIQTQMAVKARQVEEIDKQTEYLQKTVPEEKIEPIVVKKTAVLERFEKIKAPLLERQKQLEKKKEAFQFCRDVEDEKLWIDEKLPVANSTDYGNSLFNVHVLKKKNQSLATEIDNHEPRINAICNNGRKLIDEGHEDAKKFEALISDLTAKWQELKDAIENRKRHLLESEKVQQYFFDAQEAESWMSEQELYMMVEDRGKDEISAQNLMKKHENLEQSVEDYANTIRQLGEVARQFSSDDVSNGDAVAVKQSQLDKLYAGLKDLAGERRARLNEALQLFMLSREVDDLEQWITDREVVAGSQELGQDYDHVTLLSERFNEFARDTEAVGGERVAKVNGIADNLIQAGHSDSATIAEWKDNLNESWQDLLELIETRTQMLAASRELHKFFHDCKDVLGRILEKQHGVSDELGRDAGSVSTLQRKHYNFQQDLTTLYSQVQQIQEESAKLQDAYAGDKAKEITNREQEVLHAWDNLQAMCDARKQKLADTGDLFRFFNMVRILTIWMEDLVRQMNTSEKPRDVSGVELLMNNHQSLKAEIDTREDNFSACISLGKELLTRNHYASADIKDRLKQLNNSRNALLLRWEERWENLQLILEVYQFARDAAVAEAWLIAQEPYLLSSELGHTIDEVENLIKKHEAFEKSAAAQEERFSALERLTTFELKEMKRRQEQAEEAERQRIKEEQEAKAASEAAELAKREAERRDDVDVGIAHDEAASRLNLKSG; translated from the exons ATGACGACGGACATTTCAATTGTTCGATGGGACCCCAGCCAGGGTCCAGGCAACGAATATATCGATGAATACGAATACGATGGCGGCAACTCCAGTTCGCGCCTGTTCGAGAGGTCGCGCATCAAGGCGCTGGCCGAGGAGCGCGAGAGCGTACAGAAGAAGACCTTCACCAAGTGGGTGAATTCGCATCTATGCCGGGTTAACTGTCGCATCGCCGATCTCTATGTGGATATGCGCGATGGCAAGCATTTAATCAAGCTGCTGGAGGTGCTCTCCGGTGAACGCCTGCCCAAGCCCACCAAGGGCAAGATGCGCATACACTGCCTCGAGAATGTCGACAAGGCGCTTCAGTTTCTGCGCGAACAGCGCGTCCATCTTGAGAACATTGGCTCCCACGACATTGTCGATGGCAATGCCTCACTCAATCTCGGCCTCATCTGGACGATTATCTTGCGCTTCCAG ATACAAGATATCACCATCGAGGAGGTGGACAACAAGGAGACAAAGTCGGCCAAGgacgcgctgctgctgtggtgcCAGATGAAGACCGCTGGCTATCACAATGTGAACGTGCGCAACTTTACGACATCGTGGCGGGATGGATTGGCCTTCAATGCGATCATACACAAACACCGTCCAGATCTCGTGCAATTCGAGAAGCTATCGAAGACCAATGCCATACACAATCTGAACAATGCATTCGACGTGGCCGAGGACAAGCTGGGCCTGGCCAAGCTGCTGGATGCCGAGGACGTTTGCGTTGAGCATCCTGACGAGAAGTCGATCATTACGTACGTGGTCACGTACTATCACTACTTCAGCAAGCTGAAGCAGGAGACGGTCCAGGGCAAGCGCATTGGCAAGGTGGTCGGCATTGCCATGGAGAACGACAAGATGATTCACGACTATGAGCACTTCACCAGCGACCTGCTCAAGTGGATCGAGACGACGATACTGTCGCTGGGTGAGCGCGAATTTGAGAACTCGCTGGTGGGCGTGCAGGGTCAGCTGGCGCAGTTCTCCAATTATCGCACCATCGAGAAGCCGCCCAAGTTTGTGGAGAAGGGCAACCTGGAGGTGCTGCTCTTTACGCTCCAGTCGAAGATGCGGGCCAACAACCAGAAACCGTATACGCCCAAGGAGGGCAAAATGATATCGGACATCAACAAGGCCTGGGAGCGACTCGAGAAGGCCGAGCACGAGCGTGAGCTGGCGCTGCGCGAGGAGCTCATCCGCCAGGAGAAACTGGAACAGTTGGCGGCGCGTTTCGATCGCAAGGCCTCCATGCGTGAGACCTGGCTGTCGGAGAACCAGCGTCTAGTTAGCCAGGATAACTTTGGCTTCGATCTGGCCGCCGTTGAGGCGGCTGCCAAGAAGCACGAGGCCATCGAGACGGACATCTTTGCGTACGAGGAGCGCGTCCAGGCGGTTGTGGCCGTTTGCGATGAACTCGAGTCGGAGCGCTATCACGACGTGAAGCGCATCCTGCTGCGCAAGGACAACGTGATGCGCCTGTGGACGTATCTGTTGGAGCTGTTGCGCGCACGTCGCATGCGCTTGGAGAtctcgctgcagctgcagcagaacTTCCAGGAGATGCTCTACATACTGGACAACATGGAGGAGATCAAACAGCTCCTGATGACCGATGACTATGGCAAACATCTGATGGGTGTCGAGGATCTGCTCCAGAAGCACTCGCTGGTCGAGGCCGACATCAATATTTTGGGCGAGCGCGTCAAGGTCGTTGTACAGAACTCACAGAAGTTCCTCAGCGACGATCCCGAATCGTATAAGCCATGCGATCCCGAGATCATTGTCAGCCGCGTCCAGCAGCTGGAGGATGCCTACGCGGAGCTGGTGCGTCTGGCCGTTGAGCGTCGCAGCCGCCTCGAGGAGAGCCGCAAGCTGTGGCAATTCTATTGGGACACCGCCGACGAGGAGAACTGGATCAAGGAGAAGGAGCAAATCGTCTCCACCGACGAGATCGGTCACGATCTTACCACGGTCAATCTGTTGCTGAGCAAGCACAAGGCGCTCGAGTCGGAGATCACGTCGCACGATCCCCAGCTGCAGAATGTGGCAAAGGTTGGGGCCGAGCTCATTACCGAGGGTCACTTTGGCGCCGATCGCATCAAGGATCGCCTCAAGGAGATCCTGTCCAAGTGGGATCATTTGCTCGACTTGACAAAGTATCGACGCCAGCGTCTGGAGAATGCCGTCGAGTACTTCCAGCTGTTCGCCGATGCCGATGACGTGGACAACTGGATGCTGGACACGCTGCGCATTGTCTCCAGCGAGGATGTTGGTCGCGACGAGGCCAATGTCCAGTCGCTGCTCAAGAAGCACAAGGATGTCGCCGACGAGCTAAAGAACTACGCCGAGGTCATCGATGCTCTGCACAAGCAGGCCGAGACCCTCAAGCTCAACGACCCCGAGAAGGCGAATGTGGACAAACGTCTGGAGGCGATCGATACACGCTACAAGGAGCTCACCGAGCTGGCCAAGCTGCGCAAGCAGCGTCTTCTCGACGCGCTCAGCCTGTACAAGCTGATGTCCGAGGCGGACGGCGTGGAGCAATGGATCAAGGAGAAGACCAAAATGTTGGATACCATGGTGCCCGGCAAGGATATCGAGGATGTGGAGATCATGAAGCATCGCTTCGAGGGCTTCGACAAGGAAATGAATGCCAATGCATCCCGCGTGGCCGTTGTCAATCAGCTCGCCCGTCAGCTACTGCACGTCGAGCATCCGAATTCGGATGAGATTCTCGACCGGCAGAATCATTTGAACCAGGAATGGTCGACGCTGCGCGAAAAGGCCGAGGCCAAAATGGATGACCTCAAGTCGGCGCATGGTGTCCAAACCTTCTACATTGAGTGCCGCGAAACGATCTCGTGGATTGAGGACAAGAAGCGCATCCTCACCGAAACGGACAGCCTGGAGATGGATCTGACCGGTGTGATGACACTGCAGCGTCGCCTTAGCGGCATGGATCGCGATCTGGCCGCCATACAGGCGAAACTGTCGAGCTTGGGACGCGAGGCGGACAGCATTGAGGTGGAGCATCCGGAGGAGGCGCAGCTAATCCGCGAAAGGATCGCACAAATCGAACTGATCTGGGAGCAGTTGACACAGATGCTAAAGGAGCGCGACTCCAAGCTGGAAGAGGCTGGCGATTTGCATCGTTTCCTGCGCGATCTCGATCACTTCCAGACTTGGCTGACCAAGACCCAAACGGATGTCGCCTCCGAGGATACGCCCACATCGCTGCCTGAGGCCGAGAAGCTGCTTAACCAGCATCAGTCCATACGCGAGGAGATCGACAACTATACCGAGGACTATAAGTCTATGATGGAGTACGGCGAACGTTTGACAACCGAGGGCAACACCTCCGAGGATCCGCAGTATATGTTCCTGCGCGAACGCCTCAATGCCCTCAAGGACGGCTGGGAGGAGCTGCATCAGATGTGGGAGAATCGTCAGGTGCTGTTGTCGCAGAGCTTGGATCAGCAGCTGTTCAATCGGGATGCACGCCAGACCGAGGTGCTGCTCAGCCAGCAGGAGCATTTCCTCAGCAAGGACGACACACCGGTTAATCTGGAGCAGGCCGAGAATCAGTTGAAACGACACGAAGCCTTCCTGACCACCATGGAGGCCAACGATGACAAGATCAATACGTTGCTCCAGGTGGCCGACACCTTGGTGGAGAAGGAGCACTTCGATGCGGACAAGATTGGCAAGCGGGCCGAGAACATAACCGGACGTCGGGATGATAATCGCCAGCGTGCGCTGGATCAGCACGAGAAGCTAAAGAACCAGGTGAAGCTGCACGAATTCCTGCAGGATCTGGAGGAGCTGGCCGAATGGGTGCAGGAGAAGTATGTGACATCACAGGATGAGACCTATCGTAGCGCCAAGACCATACACTCCAAGTGGACCAGGCATCAGGCCTTCGAGGCGGAAATTGCGGCCAACAAGGAGCGCCTGTACGAGGCCGAAAAGTCTGCCCAGGAGCTGTCCAAGGAGAAGCCCGAATTCAAGGATGTCATCGAGCCCAAACTCAAGGAACTGGCCAAACAGTTCGACGACCTTGAGGTTCATACCAAGGAGAAGGGCGCCCTGCTTTTCGACGCCAATCGCGAGGTGCTCGTCCAGCAGACCTGCGACGACATCGATTCGTACATTACCGATCTGGAGAAGCAGATCGTCAGCGGTGACACAGCCAACGATTTGACCTCCGTCAATATACTCATGCAGAAGCAACAGGTCATCCAGACCCAGATGGCCGTCAAGGCCCGCCAGGTGGAGGAGATTGACAAGCAGACGGAATATCTGCAGAAGACGGTGCCCGAGGAGAAGATCGAACCGATTGTTGTCAAGAAGACGGCCGTTTTGGAGCGTTTCGAGAAGATCAAGGCGCCGCTACTGGAGCGCCAAAAGCAGCTGGAGAAGAAGAAGGAGGCCTTCCAGTTTTGTCGCGATGTCGAGGATGAGAAGCTCTGGATCGATGAGAAGCTGCCGGTGGCCAATTCCACAGATTACGGCAACTCGCTGTTCAATGTGCATGTCCTCAAGAAGAAGAACCAATCGCTGGCCACTGAAATCGACAACCATGAGCCGCGCATCAATGCCATCTGCAATAATGGGCGCAAACTGATCGATGAGGGTCACGAGGATGCCAAGAAGTTCGAGGCGCTGATCAGCGATCTGACCGCCAAGTGGCAGGAGCTGAAGGATGCCATCGAGAATCGCAAGCGGCATCTGCTCGAATCGGAGAAGGTGCAACAGTATTTCTTCGATGCGCAGGAGGCCGAGTCGTGGATGAGCGAACAGGAGCTATACATGATGGTCGAGGATCGCGGCAAGGATGAGATAAGCGCCCAGAATCTAATGAAGAAACACGAGAATCTGGAGCAATCGGTCGAGGACTATGCGAACACCATACGCCAGTTGGGCGAGGTGGCGCGTCAGTTCAGCAGCGATGATGTATCCAACGGTGATGCTGTCGCCGTCAAGCAATCCCAGCTGGACAAGCTGTATGCCGGCCTCAAGGATTTGGCCGGTGAGCGTCGCGCTCGTCTGAACGAGGCACTGCAGCTGTTCATGCTCAGCCGCGAGGTGGACGATCTGGAGCAATGGATCACCGATCGTGAGGTGGTCGCCGGATCCCAGGAGCTGGGCCAGGACTACGATCATGTTACGCTGCTATCGGAGCGCTTCAATGAGTTTGCACGCGACACCGAGGCCGTCGGTGGCGAGCGTGTGGCCAAGGTCAATGGGATTGCGGACAATCTGATACAGGCCGGGCACTCGGACTCGGCGACCATTGCCGAATGGAAGGACAATCTGAACGAGTCGTGGCAGGATCTGCTCGAGCTGATCGAGACGCGCACCCAAATGCTGGCCGCTTCACGTGAACTGCACAAATTCTTCCATGACTGCAAGGATGTGTTGGGACGCATACTCGAGAAGCAGCACGGCGTCTCCGATGAGCTGGGCCGCGATGCCGGCTCCGTGTCGACGCTGCAACGCAAACATTACAATTTCCAGCAGGATCTGACGACACTGTACTCGCAGGTGCAGCAAATCCAGGAGGAGTCCGCCAAGCTGCAGGATGCCTATGCCGGCGATAAGGCCAAGGAGATTACGAATCGGGAACAGGAGGTTCTGCATGCCTGGGACAATCTGCAGGCCATGTGCGATGCACGCAAACAGAAGCTGGCCGATACCGGCGATCTGTTCCGTTTCTTCAATATGGTGCGCATACTCACCATCTGGATGGAGGATCTGGTGCGACAGATGAACACGTCCGAGAAGCCGCGTGACGTATCCGGCGTCGAGCTGCTAATGAACAACCATCAGAGTCTAAAGGCCGAGATCGATACGCGCGAGGATAACTTTTCGGCATGCATATCCCTTGGCAAGGAGCTGCTCACGCGCAATCATTACGCCTCCGCGGACATCAAGGATCGCCTTAAGCAGCTGAACAACAGTCGCAATGCGCTACTCCTGCGCTGGGAGGAGCGCTGGGAGAACCTACAGCTGA TTCTGGAGGTGTATCAATTTGCCCGAGATGCTGCCGTTGCCGAGGCTTGGCTTATTGCCCAGGAGCCGTACCTGCTCTCCTCCGAGCTGGGACACACCATTGACGAGGTCGAGAATCTGATCAAGAAGCACGAGGCATTCGAGAAGTCGGCCGCCGCACAAGAGGAGCGCTTCAGTGCACTTGAGCGTTTGACAACC TTTGAGCTTAAGGAAATGAAACGGCGCCAGGAGCAGGCGGAGGAGGCCGAACGGCAGCGCATCAAGGAGGAACAGGAGGCTAAGGCCGCATCCGAGGCGGCCGAGCTGGCCAAACGTGAGGCTGAGCGTCGTGATGATGTTGATGTGGGCATTGCCCACGATGAAGCAG caaGTAGACTTAATCTGAAAAGCGGTTAA